A single genomic interval of Arthrobacter methylotrophus harbors:
- a CDS encoding electron transfer flavoprotein subunit beta/FixA family protein, with protein MKIVVLVKHVPDAQFDRHLTGPGNTTDRDESILSELDEYALEAALQLSEARGGAKGGNEVIALSMGPAGAVNAVKKSLQIGASSGAHLSDDALAGSDAAATSLALAAAIRYLGADSPVDLVLTGMASTDGETSLVPAQLAERLGLPQVTFASSLDVDGDRITARRDGDAHADTVEATLPALVSVTDQINEPRYPNFKGIIAAKKKKITALTLADIGVDAAQVGAAGSLTAVETAEARPPRTAGTIITDEGDAGIKLVDFLAAQKLL; from the coding sequence TTGAAGATTGTTGTTCTGGTCAAGCACGTCCCGGACGCGCAGTTCGACCGCCACCTCACAGGACCGGGCAACACCACGGACCGCGACGAGAGCATCCTGTCCGAATTGGACGAGTACGCGCTCGAAGCCGCACTTCAGCTCAGCGAAGCCCGCGGCGGCGCGAAAGGCGGCAACGAGGTCATCGCCTTGAGCATGGGTCCCGCCGGTGCCGTGAATGCCGTGAAGAAGTCCTTGCAGATCGGTGCCTCCTCAGGCGCACACCTCAGCGATGACGCCTTGGCCGGCTCGGACGCCGCCGCTACCTCACTGGCGCTCGCCGCGGCGATCCGGTATCTCGGTGCCGATTCGCCCGTGGACCTTGTCTTGACGGGCATGGCCTCGACCGACGGCGAAACGTCCTTGGTTCCCGCCCAGCTCGCCGAACGGCTCGGGCTACCGCAAGTCACTTTTGCTTCCTCCCTGGATGTCGATGGGGATCGCATCACCGCCCGCCGTGACGGCGACGCTCACGCGGACACCGTCGAGGCAACGCTGCCGGCCCTGGTCTCCGTGACGGATCAGATCAACGAGCCGCGATACCCCAACTTCAAGGGCATCATTGCCGCCAAGAAGAAGAAAATTACAGCCCTCACCCTGGCCGATATCGGCGTCGATGCAGCCCAGGTGGGTGCTGCGGGTTCGCTCACCGCCGTCGAGACCGCGGAGGCGCGTCCGCCGCGCACAGCCGGCACCATCATCACTGACGAAGGCGACGCCGGCATCAAGCTGGTTGATTTCCTGGCCGCCCAGAAGCTGCTCTAA